In Mycolicibacterium mucogenicum DSM 44124, the following are encoded in one genomic region:
- a CDS encoding glutamine synthetase family protein, which produces MSLTADAATDERHRNVVDLLDSGVITEVEVAWSDQFGHALGKRVPVDQFRRRAETSGFGFCDGALAWNSNARVIESLRSTNWNTGYPDAFAVPDLSTFRELPWRSGVGHVISDIVGHDRTPSPLDPRAVLRRVIQRLEALGYTAKVGAEFEFYLLNADGSIFQDDVHAYSLQNANTLEPVLSELYSVLREFTSLEGLLTEYGPGQVEANLVYSDALDAADNSARLKYAVKEIARRNGKLATFMPKPFSEHSGSSAHLHISLWRDGEPVLAGADGAESPVGLHAIAGLLEHLPSITLFGAHSVNAYRRYVPGSFAPATLTWSRDNRTSAVRSLLESTPEATRIELRTGASDANPYWLIASALAAVVAGLEARRNPSEPQTGNLYDVGVRLPESLSVAIALARSDDAIVDILGADSVHDFAEIAQSEWDEYSSAVTDWEFRRYLENS; this is translated from the coding sequence ATGTCGCTGACCGCAGACGCCGCAACCGACGAGCGGCACAGGAACGTTGTCGACCTGCTGGACTCCGGCGTCATCACCGAGGTCGAGGTGGCATGGAGCGACCAGTTCGGCCACGCACTGGGCAAGCGGGTCCCCGTCGACCAGTTCCGTAGGCGCGCTGAAACTTCCGGATTCGGCTTCTGCGATGGCGCGCTCGCGTGGAACTCCAACGCCCGGGTGATCGAGAGCCTTCGGTCGACCAACTGGAACACGGGCTACCCCGACGCTTTCGCCGTACCCGACCTGAGCACCTTCCGTGAGCTGCCGTGGCGATCCGGCGTGGGGCACGTCATCTCCGACATCGTCGGTCACGACCGGACGCCGTCACCGCTCGATCCCCGTGCGGTGTTGCGGCGCGTCATCCAGCGGCTGGAGGCCCTGGGGTACACCGCGAAGGTCGGCGCCGAGTTCGAGTTCTACCTGCTCAATGCCGACGGGTCGATCTTCCAGGACGACGTACACGCCTACTCGCTGCAGAACGCCAACACTCTCGAACCGGTACTCAGCGAGCTCTATTCGGTGTTGCGCGAGTTCACTTCCCTGGAGGGCCTGCTGACCGAATACGGTCCCGGACAGGTCGAGGCCAATCTGGTCTACAGTGACGCGCTCGACGCCGCCGACAACAGCGCGCGGTTGAAGTATGCCGTCAAGGAGATCGCCCGCCGCAACGGCAAGTTGGCGACGTTCATGCCCAAGCCATTCTCGGAGCATTCCGGAAGTTCTGCGCACCTGCACATTTCGCTGTGGCGCGACGGTGAGCCGGTCCTTGCCGGGGCCGACGGTGCCGAGAGCCCGGTCGGTCTGCACGCCATCGCCGGCCTTCTCGAACACTTGCCGTCCATCACGCTGTTCGGCGCGCACTCGGTCAACGCGTACCGCAGGTACGTCCCCGGATCGTTCGCCCCGGCGACCTTGACGTGGAGCCGGGACAACCGGACGTCCGCCGTCCGGTCGCTGTTGGAGTCGACGCCCGAGGCGACGCGAATCGAACTGCGCACTGGCGCATCCGACGCAAACCCGTACTGGCTCATCGCATCTGCCCTGGCCGCCGTCGTGGCTGGTCTGGAAGCCCGACGCAATCCGTCAGAGCCGCAGACCGGCAACCTCTACGACGTCGGGGTCCGGCTACCGGAATCGCTCAGTGTCGCGATCGCGCTGGCCCGCAGCGATGACGCCATCGTCGACATCTTGGGCGCGGACTCCGTGCACGACTTCGCCGAGATCGCCCAGAGCGAGTGGGACGAGTACTCCAGTGCCGTCACCGACTGGGAATTCCGGCGCTACCTGGAGAATTCATGA
- a CDS encoding APC family permease: MTVEHTAVRTDGGPPAGAQRLRGNLGIPAIVFMVLAAAAPLGVIGGPVPLGIATGNGSGFPATFVIATVVLLLFAVGFTAMTPFVREAGAFFSYVQQGFGSSPAIGAAFVAVLTYASMEAAVYGLLGPQLGGLLALVGVPQLPWPVWALAGLAVITYLGYRNIELSSRVLAVLLVAEIAIVVVLDAVIVARGGDHGLSTGLLDPAQITSGAPGIGLLFAIISFLGFEATAIFRDEARDPDRTIPYATYLALAVIGVFYTVSSWALISAWGDHEAIERATNSGGTMLVDTAQRYLGVVGADVIQVLFVTSLFACILSFHNVVSRYLFALSGRGVLPAAFGRPHTRHGSPHVASLALSALILAIIGVAIVAKLDPSTEFYTWLSGITTVGVLALMVLTSAAVLTFFARDRRHYSVLRVRVAPALGLAGLVAFLVLILVNLKDLVGGSSGLALAVILVLVVGFVGGAVLGYRCARTESATPAGEEG, encoded by the coding sequence ATGACAGTCGAACATACGGCGGTGCGCACCGATGGTGGGCCTCCGGCCGGCGCGCAGCGTCTTCGCGGCAACTTGGGGATCCCCGCCATCGTCTTCATGGTGTTGGCCGCGGCGGCGCCGCTGGGCGTCATCGGCGGACCGGTGCCCTTGGGTATCGCCACCGGCAATGGATCAGGGTTCCCCGCGACCTTCGTCATCGCCACCGTCGTGCTGCTGCTGTTCGCGGTCGGCTTCACCGCGATGACGCCCTTCGTCCGTGAGGCCGGGGCGTTCTTTTCGTATGTGCAGCAAGGGTTCGGGTCCAGCCCGGCCATCGGCGCCGCGTTCGTGGCGGTCCTGACGTACGCCTCGATGGAGGCCGCGGTCTACGGCCTGCTCGGTCCGCAGCTCGGCGGTCTGTTGGCCCTCGTCGGCGTACCCCAGTTGCCCTGGCCGGTATGGGCGTTGGCCGGGCTCGCGGTGATCACCTACCTCGGGTACCGCAACATCGAGCTGTCCAGCCGGGTACTCGCGGTTCTGCTCGTCGCCGAGATCGCGATCGTCGTCGTACTCGACGCGGTGATCGTCGCCCGCGGTGGTGACCACGGATTGTCGACGGGACTGCTCGATCCCGCGCAGATCACCTCGGGCGCACCGGGTATCGGGCTGCTCTTCGCGATCATCTCGTTCCTCGGCTTCGAGGCAACCGCCATCTTCCGCGACGAGGCCCGCGATCCGGACCGCACCATTCCGTACGCGACATACCTCGCGCTCGCGGTGATCGGCGTCTTCTACACGGTGTCGAGCTGGGCACTGATCTCGGCGTGGGGCGATCACGAAGCCATCGAGCGCGCAACGAATTCGGGCGGCACCATGCTGGTCGACACCGCGCAGCGCTACCTGGGTGTGGTGGGAGCGGACGTCATTCAAGTCCTCTTCGTCACGAGCCTCTTCGCGTGCATCCTGTCTTTCCACAACGTGGTGTCCCGCTACCTGTTCGCGCTGTCCGGCCGGGGCGTGTTGCCCGCGGCCTTCGGCCGGCCCCACACCCGCCACGGCTCGCCGCACGTCGCATCGCTGGCGCTGTCGGCACTGATCCTCGCGATCATCGGTGTCGCCATCGTGGCGAAGCTCGACCCGAGCACGGAGTTCTACACCTGGCTGTCCGGGATCACCACGGTCGGTGTGCTCGCCCTGATGGTGCTGACGAGTGCGGCCGTGTTGACGTTCTTCGCACGGGACCGGCGGCACTACTCGGTGTTGCGCGTCCGGGTGGCTCCGGCGCTGGGCCTGGCCGGGCTGGTGGCGTTCCTGGTCCTGATCCTGGTGAACCTCAAGGATCTGGTCGGCGGGTCGTCAGGGTTGGCGTTGGCCGTAATCCTGGTGCTCGTAGTGGGTTTCGTGGGCGGTGCCGTGCTGGGCTACCGCTGCGCGCGAACCGAGTCGGCCACCCCGGCAGGCGAGGAGGGCTGA
- a CDS encoding MetQ/NlpA family ABC transporter substrate-binding protein, protein MGTIRSIRGTGRVLRVGATPVPHAEILDHVRPVLARDGIDLHVEVFDTFDEPNHHLVAGTIDANFFQYLPFLDEFNASAAQRLVPVAPVHIEPFALYSELISALGNVPQYAQVALPGDPANVGRALHILRDLGLVTLRAGESSAPGVASVIANPKQLLFKEIASAHLADVLADFDLVFLFGNYAMDRQIDLQSALYCDHANRDYAEYLVARPDNHESEPIRLLARALQSDSVRSFIARSYGGLVVPAF, encoded by the coding sequence GTGGGGACCATTCGATCGATTCGTGGCACGGGCCGCGTCCTGCGCGTAGGTGCGACACCGGTCCCGCACGCCGAGATCCTCGATCACGTCCGCCCGGTGCTCGCGCGCGACGGCATCGACCTCCACGTCGAGGTGTTCGACACCTTCGACGAACCGAACCACCACCTGGTCGCCGGGACGATCGACGCCAACTTCTTTCAGTACCTGCCATTCCTCGACGAGTTCAACGCCTCGGCGGCTCAGCGACTGGTTCCCGTCGCGCCGGTGCACATCGAGCCGTTTGCGCTCTACTCGGAATTGATATCCGCTCTCGGCAACGTGCCGCAGTACGCACAGGTAGCGTTGCCCGGCGATCCGGCGAACGTCGGGCGCGCCCTCCACATCCTTCGCGACCTGGGTCTGGTCACCCTGCGCGCGGGTGAGTCGTCTGCCCCCGGCGTCGCCTCGGTGATCGCTAACCCAAAACAGCTGCTGTTCAAGGAGATCGCCAGCGCGCACCTCGCGGATGTCCTCGCCGACTTCGATCTGGTGTTCCTGTTCGGCAACTACGCCATGGACCGTCAGATCGACCTGCAGTCGGCGCTCTACTGTGACCACGCCAACCGGGACTACGCCGAATACCTGGTCGCCCGCCCGGACAACCATGAGAGCGAACCAATCAGGCTGTTGGCCAGAGCTTTACAGTCAGATTCCGTACGTTCGTTCATCGCTCGCTCGTACGGCGGCCTGGTGGTGCCGGCGTTCTGA
- a CDS encoding winged helix-turn-helix domain-containing protein: MYQGRSVRAPQVVLSVELPTRDALAEVTTLMDEFSAYLAYRVPGARVAQAVAGTAPARTPLPAPMSGLVIDRTTRQVSADGHPIALAYKEFELLAYLAQHPRRIISRDELIENVWDAGFASMRTVDTHVRRLRVKLGAHALTLTTVRGKGYRFDPQPSTRFRDHRPIRSA, encoded by the coding sequence ATGTATCAGGGCCGCAGTGTGCGGGCACCGCAGGTGGTGCTGTCGGTGGAGCTTCCCACCCGCGATGCACTGGCTGAGGTGACGACCCTGATGGACGAGTTCAGCGCGTATCTCGCATATCGCGTGCCCGGCGCCAGGGTGGCGCAGGCGGTGGCCGGCACGGCCCCGGCCCGCACTCCGCTGCCGGCGCCGATGAGTGGACTCGTGATCGACCGGACCACCCGGCAGGTCAGCGCCGACGGGCACCCGATCGCCTTGGCCTACAAGGAATTCGAGCTGCTGGCCTATCTGGCGCAACACCCGCGACGGATCATCTCGCGCGACGAACTGATCGAGAACGTCTGGGACGCGGGGTTCGCCTCGATGCGGACCGTCGACACCCATGTGCGACGGCTCCGGGTCAAGCTGGGTGCACATGCCCTGACGCTGACGACGGTCCGTGGCAAGGGTTATCGCTTCGACCCGCAGCCCTCGACACGCTTTCGGGACCACCGACCGATCCGGTCTGCCTGA
- a CDS encoding DUF1906 domain-containing protein — MQDFPETTGLRRPFSRRDALRYAGAASALAGLSAAGLGLPTAAAAAPTLIDFAMKQIPAQDIRAAGHAGVVNYVSTSRPGSTMGAKPITLPYARSLAAAGLAIVSNYQYGKPGGTAPSDFTRGYAGGVADARTAWQLHTAAGGGQSAPIFFSVDDDINRETWNNVALPWFRGINSVLGPQRTGVYGGINTCQWAAADGVIGRSTTPGKVWAWQTRSWSGGKIYPAAVMYQRIVSTASNPGPVVGGLEVDVSDALASDVGQWNLHP; from the coding sequence ATGCAGGACTTCCCGGAGACCACCGGCCTTCGGCGCCCGTTCTCGCGTCGTGACGCGCTGCGCTATGCCGGCGCAGCGTCGGCACTGGCTGGGCTGAGTGCGGCAGGTCTCGGCCTGCCGACGGCTGCGGCAGCCGCGCCCACGCTGATCGACTTCGCCATGAAGCAGATTCCGGCGCAAGACATCCGGGCCGCCGGGCACGCCGGCGTCGTCAATTACGTCTCGACATCGCGCCCCGGCTCGACGATGGGCGCGAAGCCGATCACGCTGCCCTATGCCCGTTCACTGGCCGCTGCGGGGCTCGCGATCGTGAGCAACTACCAGTACGGCAAGCCCGGCGGGACCGCGCCGTCCGATTTCACGCGCGGTTACGCAGGCGGCGTCGCCGATGCACGCACCGCCTGGCAACTGCACACCGCGGCGGGCGGCGGCCAGAGCGCACCGATCTTCTTCTCCGTCGACGACGACATCAACCGCGAAACGTGGAACAACGTTGCGCTGCCTTGGTTTCGCGGCATCAACTCGGTACTCGGCCCGCAGCGCACCGGCGTCTACGGCGGCATCAACACCTGCCAGTGGGCCGCGGCCGACGGTGTCATCGGGCGCTCGACCACGCCCGGCAAGGTGTGGGCGTGGCAGACTCGATCCTGGTCGGGCGGCAAGATCTATCCGGCCGCGGTGATGTACCAACGGATCGTCAGCACCGCGTCGAATCCGGGTCCGGTGGTCGGTGGTCTCGAGGTCGACGTCAGCGACGCCCTGGCCTCCGACGTCGGGCAGTGGAACCTGCATCCGTGA
- the abc-f gene encoding ribosomal protection-like ABC-F family protein yields MTATLVTTNLAGGFAHRTLFERLDVTVAPGDVIGVVGSNGAGKSTLLRILAGELAPLDGVVNLAPADAFVGWLPQEHERVPGETVATYVARRTGCAAATRAMDAAAEALADSTADADAYSAALDHWLATGAADLEERLPAVLADLGLDSDAVRPESTLMTALSGGQAARVGLAALMLSRFDIVLLDEPTNDLDLDGLARLEEIVGNLRGGVVLVSHDREFLARTVTRVVELDLAQNRTTVYGGGYESYLEEREVARRHRREQYDEFAEKKADLVARARTQREWSSQGVRNAMRKAPDNDKNRRTAQTESSEKQAQKVRQMESRIARLEEVEEPRKEWTLQFTIGAAPRSSAVVATLDNAVVRQGDFVLGPVSLQVDAGERIGITGPNGAGKSTLLRLLLGRQQPDEGRASLGTNVAVGEIDQARADFTGDSRLVDRFEQFVPSWTTADVRTLLAKFGLRADHVERTVDELSPGERTRAGLALLQARGTNVLVLDEPTNHLDLPAIEQLEQALETYDGALLLVTHDRRMLQNVRLDRSWLVEGGRVTEL; encoded by the coding sequence ATGACCGCGACGCTCGTCACGACCAACCTCGCCGGCGGATTCGCCCACCGCACACTCTTCGAGCGGCTCGACGTGACGGTGGCGCCCGGTGACGTGATCGGCGTCGTCGGCTCCAACGGGGCCGGCAAGAGCACACTGCTGCGGATCCTGGCGGGCGAACTCGCACCGCTTGACGGCGTGGTCAACCTGGCGCCGGCCGACGCGTTCGTGGGCTGGCTGCCGCAGGAGCACGAGCGGGTGCCGGGGGAGACGGTCGCCACGTACGTCGCGCGTCGGACCGGATGTGCGGCCGCGACCCGGGCGATGGACGCCGCGGCCGAGGCACTGGCCGATTCGACTGCGGACGCCGATGCCTACTCCGCTGCGCTGGATCACTGGCTCGCGACGGGTGCGGCGGATCTGGAGGAACGACTGCCGGCGGTATTGGCCGACCTGGGGCTCGATTCCGACGCGGTGCGGCCGGAGTCGACGCTGATGACGGCGCTGTCGGGTGGCCAGGCCGCGCGCGTGGGGTTGGCGGCGCTGATGCTGTCGCGTTTCGACATCGTCCTGCTCGACGAGCCGACCAACGACCTCGACCTTGACGGACTGGCGCGGCTGGAAGAGATCGTCGGCAACCTCCGCGGCGGTGTGGTGCTGGTCAGCCACGACCGAGAGTTCCTGGCGCGCACCGTAACCCGCGTTGTCGAACTCGATCTGGCGCAGAACCGGACCACCGTCTACGGCGGCGGTTACGAGAGCTATCTGGAAGAACGTGAGGTCGCGCGGCGGCATCGCCGTGAACAGTACGACGAGTTCGCCGAGAAGAAGGCCGATCTCGTGGCGCGCGCACGCACGCAGCGAGAGTGGTCGAGCCAAGGTGTGCGCAACGCGATGCGCAAGGCACCCGACAACGACAAGAACCGGCGCACCGCACAGACCGAGTCCAGCGAGAAGCAGGCGCAGAAGGTCCGGCAGATGGAGAGCCGGATCGCCCGTCTCGAAGAAGTGGAGGAGCCCCGCAAGGAGTGGACGCTCCAGTTCACCATCGGTGCGGCACCGCGGTCGAGTGCGGTTGTCGCGACGCTCGACAATGCCGTTGTGCGACAAGGAGACTTCGTCCTGGGTCCCGTGTCGTTGCAGGTCGATGCCGGCGAGCGGATCGGCATCACCGGCCCCAACGGCGCGGGAAAGTCGACGCTCCTGCGGCTCCTGCTCGGTCGGCAGCAGCCGGACGAGGGCCGCGCGAGTCTGGGCACGAACGTCGCCGTCGGTGAGATCGACCAGGCACGTGCCGATTTCACCGGTGACAGCCGGCTCGTCGATCGCTTCGAGCAATTCGTGCCGTCCTGGACGACCGCGGACGTGCGCACCTTGCTCGCGAAGTTCGGGCTGCGCGCCGACCATGTGGAACGCACCGTCGACGAGTTGTCTCCCGGTGAGCGAACGCGGGCAGGCCTGGCGCTACTGCAGGCGCGCGGGACGAATGTGTTGGTGCTCGATGAGCCCACCAACCATCTCGACCTGCCGGCCATCGAGCAGCTCGAGCAGGCGCTCGAAACCTACGACGGCGCACTGCTTCTGGTGACCCACGACCGCCGCATGTTGCAGAACGTCCGATTGGACCGGTCGTGGCTCGTCGAGGGCGGACGAGTCACCGAGTTGTAG
- a CDS encoding VOC family protein: MTPSAPLTHVAVTVRDLAVSVPWYRALFGTEPVLDEDTDTGFRHAVFALGTGTLFGLHQHAKTAPAEPFSEYKVGLDHVAFGCADRDELEKRARYLDELGITHGGIVDAHYGSGVSFRDPDGIALEFFAPPS, encoded by the coding sequence ATGACACCATCCGCACCGCTTACCCATGTTGCGGTCACCGTTCGCGATCTCGCGGTGAGCGTCCCGTGGTACCGCGCACTGTTCGGCACCGAACCAGTGCTCGACGAAGACACCGACACGGGATTCCGTCATGCGGTCTTCGCGCTCGGCACCGGCACGTTGTTCGGCCTGCACCAGCACGCAAAAACCGCACCGGCAGAACCGTTCAGCGAATACAAAGTCGGACTGGACCACGTGGCGTTCGGTTGTGCCGACCGCGACGAGCTAGAGAAGCGCGCTCGGTACCTCGACGAACTGGGCATCACGCACGGCGGCATCGTCGACGCGCACTACGGTTCCGGCGTCAGCTTCCGCGACCCGGACGGCATCGCGTTGGAGTTCTTCGCGCCGCCGAGTTAG
- a CDS encoding class I SAM-dependent methyltransferase: MTTAASSTDEDRALKERHRAMWALGDYPALATNVISSLGPTLVTACEIGQGDRVLDVAAGSGNAAIPAARAGADVVASDLTPELLDAGRESAERDGLALTWQQADAEALPFGDNEFDVVMSCLGVMFAPHHQAGADELVRVCRPGGTIGLLNWTPEGFIGQLFATMKPYAPPPPPGAQPPPLWGNEDHVRALFGDRVTDLDVRRQTVTIDQFARPEDFLDYFKVRYGPTISVYRNVADDPERTAALDDDLIALTRKFNRGDTTAVMDWEYLLITARKR, translated from the coding sequence ATGACCACTGCAGCTTCGTCGACCGACGAGGACCGTGCGCTCAAGGAGCGGCACCGTGCCATGTGGGCACTGGGGGACTACCCGGCCCTGGCGACCAACGTCATTTCCAGCCTCGGTCCAACGCTCGTCACCGCGTGTGAAATAGGACAGGGGGACCGGGTGCTCGATGTCGCCGCGGGGTCCGGCAACGCCGCTATTCCCGCCGCCCGCGCGGGTGCCGACGTCGTCGCGTCCGACCTGACACCCGAACTACTCGACGCCGGAAGGGAATCCGCCGAGCGTGACGGTCTGGCGCTGACGTGGCAACAGGCCGATGCCGAGGCACTTCCGTTCGGCGACAACGAGTTCGACGTCGTCATGTCCTGTCTCGGCGTGATGTTCGCGCCGCATCATCAGGCCGGCGCTGATGAACTGGTGCGCGTGTGCCGCCCCGGCGGCACCATCGGCCTGCTCAACTGGACGCCGGAAGGGTTCATCGGCCAGCTGTTCGCCACCATGAAGCCGTACGCACCGCCGCCCCCGCCGGGAGCCCAGCCGCCACCGTTGTGGGGCAACGAGGATCACGTGCGTGCGTTGTTCGGTGACCGCGTGACGGACCTGGACGTCCGCCGGCAGACCGTCACCATTGATCAATTCGCAAGGCCCGAGGACTTTCTCGACTACTTCAAGGTCCGGTACGGGCCGACGATCTCGGTATACCGCAATGTCGCCGACGATCCCGAGCGCACGGCAGCGCTTGACGACGACCTCATCGCTCTGACCCGGAAATTCAACCGCGGCGACACCACCGCGGTGATGGATTGGGAGTACCTGCTCATCACCGCGCGAAAGCGCTGA
- a CDS encoding winged helix-turn-helix transcriptional regulator: MGASYHQFCPVAKAMELLDERWTMLIVRELACGSERFNDLRRGVPQMSPTLLSKRLQQLARAGVVERRAGGTDVRYVLTEAGRELWPIVEAVGTWGIRWIGELGDEDLDPKLLLWDMHRNVNHGAVPDGRAVVHFRFPDVESRASRWWLVITPDEADVCDSDPGQPVTATVTANLRTMTGIWRGDLSWTDALRGDALAIDAPSSVRRAMPTWFALSGFAGVARPQPLG, encoded by the coding sequence ATGGGTGCGTCGTACCACCAGTTCTGTCCCGTGGCGAAAGCAATGGAATTGCTCGACGAGCGGTGGACCATGCTGATCGTCCGCGAACTCGCTTGTGGCAGTGAGCGTTTCAACGATCTCCGGCGCGGCGTCCCGCAGATGTCCCCAACCTTGCTGTCCAAGCGGCTGCAGCAGCTGGCGCGGGCAGGTGTCGTGGAGCGGCGCGCGGGCGGCACCGACGTCCGCTACGTACTCACCGAGGCGGGGCGCGAACTGTGGCCCATTGTCGAGGCCGTCGGCACGTGGGGCATCCGGTGGATCGGCGAACTCGGCGACGAGGACCTCGATCCCAAGCTGCTGTTGTGGGATATGCACCGCAACGTCAACCACGGTGCGGTTCCCGACGGGCGCGCGGTGGTCCACTTCCGCTTTCCCGACGTCGAGTCGCGCGCGAGTCGATGGTGGCTGGTGATCACACCCGACGAGGCGGACGTCTGCGACAGCGACCCGGGCCAGCCCGTCACCGCGACCGTCACCGCCAACCTGCGCACCATGACCGGGATCTGGCGCGGTGACCTGTCGTGGACCGACGCGCTGCGCGGCGACGCGCTCGCCATCGATGCACCCAGTTCGGTGCGACGGGCCATGCCGACGTGGTTCGCGTTGTCGGGGTTCGCCGGGGTGGCGCGACCGCAGCCTCTGGGTTGA
- a CDS encoding Abi-alpha family protein, with amino-acid sequence MSDDKRQTPRRRHAQWGPLSATFSPSPEPTSSLLPTSVEIGEALPGLVRLAATAWVRTAEWTLVAGLKTGRRALEIVADPASAADTARELISGVAQAGTVFGEVAKAVSNGVSVSQAVVQVSASLTETVTTTHDVSHQQEEEERQRKMEQSLRAQGQALLTRSRDVWNTERGHPAYARILEEMAPDEARILLLLLRGGPQPAVDVRTGGPIGMVSSRLVAPGLNMIGPRAGLRYMDNVPAYLNNLFRLGLIWFSQEQLRDPLEYQVVEAQPDVLAAMHSVRAHKVVRRSIHLTPFGVDFCRACLVSEDEDEDVAALPEHQAPHDIE; translated from the coding sequence ATGAGTGACGACAAACGTCAGACGCCCAGACGACGCCACGCCCAGTGGGGACCACTCAGCGCCACCTTTTCTCCGTCACCGGAGCCGACCTCGTCGCTCCTCCCCACGAGCGTCGAGATCGGCGAAGCACTGCCCGGCCTCGTCCGCCTGGCCGCGACGGCCTGGGTGCGCACGGCGGAATGGACTCTGGTTGCCGGGCTCAAAACGGGCCGTCGCGCACTCGAGATAGTCGCCGACCCGGCATCGGCGGCCGACACCGCACGTGAGCTGATCTCCGGCGTCGCCCAGGCCGGCACCGTTTTCGGCGAGGTGGCCAAGGCCGTGTCGAACGGTGTCTCGGTGTCGCAGGCCGTCGTCCAAGTCAGCGCCTCACTCACCGAAACCGTGACGACGACGCACGACGTCTCGCATCAGCAGGAAGAGGAAGAGCGCCAGCGCAAGATGGAGCAGTCGTTGCGCGCTCAGGGGCAGGCGCTACTGACCCGCTCGCGCGACGTGTGGAACACCGAGCGCGGCCACCCCGCGTACGCCCGCATCCTCGAGGAGATGGCGCCCGACGAGGCCCGCATCCTGCTGTTGCTGTTGCGCGGCGGACCGCAGCCGGCGGTCGACGTCCGCACCGGCGGCCCCATCGGCATGGTGTCCTCGCGGCTCGTGGCGCCGGGCCTGAACATGATCGGCCCGCGGGCGGGCCTGCGCTACATGGACAACGTGCCCGCCTACCTCAACAACCTGTTCCGGCTGGGGCTGATCTGGTTCTCGCAGGAGCAACTACGCGACCCGCTCGAATACCAGGTTGTCGAGGCACAACCCGACGTGCTGGCCGCGATGCACTCGGTACGCGCACACAAGGTCGTCCGCCGGTCGATCCACCTCACCCCGTTCGGCGTCGACTTCTGCCGCGCCTGCCTGGTGTCCGAAGACGAAGACGAAGACGTCGCGGCCCTGCCCGAACATCAGGCGCCGCACGACATCGAGTGA
- a CDS encoding MBL fold metallo-hydrolase has translation MTDEIPFVKGLFDLGGGAHVFLSGNEALGLANAGLVVSAGEALVIDTLYDVQHARAMCASMDELTKSAPVRYVFNTHTDGDHFFGNQVFSADTEIITSEAASALMTQEHADLTTKLLNTDTEPGGPLEALAPLGRPFDFAEVRVRAADTTFNGEKALRVGKIDVELHELGPAHTVGDAIAYLPELGVLYAGDLLTHNPVAVTWSGSIPNWINALERIRAFGARKVVAGHGPVLIGPEINAAIDRGIRFWSTLHNDATRLYDQGVPVAEAVARMDIQNYPEAAATLPIIVTAIYHERDPGIPYLDLTQAIESIAAQLTHAHG, from the coding sequence GTGACCGACGAAATCCCTTTTGTGAAAGGCTTATTCGACCTCGGTGGGGGAGCGCATGTCTTCCTGTCCGGCAATGAAGCCCTCGGCTTGGCCAATGCCGGCCTGGTGGTGAGCGCCGGCGAAGCGCTGGTCATCGACACGCTTTACGACGTGCAACATGCGCGGGCCATGTGCGCGTCCATGGACGAACTGACCAAGTCTGCGCCGGTGCGCTACGTCTTCAACACCCACACCGATGGTGACCACTTCTTCGGCAATCAGGTGTTTTCCGCTGACACCGAGATCATCACCTCCGAAGCGGCCAGTGCGCTGATGACGCAGGAACATGCCGACCTTACGACGAAACTCCTGAATACCGACACCGAGCCGGGTGGTCCGCTGGAGGCCCTCGCACCACTTGGGCGGCCGTTCGATTTCGCCGAGGTTCGGGTTCGCGCTGCCGACACCACCTTCAACGGTGAAAAGGCGCTGAGAGTAGGCAAAATCGACGTCGAGCTGCACGAACTGGGGCCGGCGCACACCGTGGGTGACGCCATCGCCTACCTCCCTGAGCTGGGCGTGCTGTATGCCGGAGATCTGTTGACGCACAACCCCGTTGCGGTCACCTGGTCGGGTTCGATTCCGAACTGGATCAATGCGCTCGAGCGCATCCGCGCCTTTGGCGCCCGGAAAGTCGTCGCCGGGCATGGCCCCGTCCTGATCGGTCCCGAGATCAACGCGGCGATCGACCGCGGAATCCGATTCTGGTCCACCCTGCACAACGACGCCACGCGCCTCTACGACCAAGGTGTGCCGGTGGCCGAGGCGGTTGCTCGCATGGACATCCAGAACTACCCGGAAGCCGCTGCGACACTTCCGATCATCGTCACCGCGATCTACCACGAACGTGATCCCGGCATCCCGTACCTGGACCTGACGCAGGCCATCGAGTCCATCGCGGCGCAGCTCACGCACGCCCACGGTTAG